One window of Strix aluco isolate bStrAlu1 chromosome 24, bStrAlu1.hap1, whole genome shotgun sequence genomic DNA carries:
- the LOC141933990 gene encoding feather keratin 1-like gives MLEQYISRPFPSLSHPLLLPPSPWEQVMSCYNPCVPCLPCQPCGPTPLANSCNEPCVRQCQDSTVAIQPSPVVVTLPGPILSSFPQSTAVGSSTSAAVGSILSSEGVPISSGVFGLSGLGSRLCGRRCLPC, from the exons ATGCTGGAGCAGTATATAAGCAGGCCCTTCCCCTCACTCTCTCATCCACTCCTCTTGcctccatctccttgggaacagG TCATGTCCTGCTACAACCCGTGCGTGCCATGCCTGCcatgccagccctgcggcccgaccccgctggccaacagctgcaatgagccctgtgtcaggcagtgccaggactccaccgtggccatccagccctcccccgtggtggtgaccctgcccggccccatcctcagctccttcccgcagagcaccgccgtgggctcctccacctccgctgccgttggcagcatcctcagctctgagggagtgcccatctcctctgGGGTCTTTGGCCTCTCTggccttggcagccgcctctgcggcaggaggtgcctcccctgctaa
- the LOC141933993 gene encoding feather keratin 1-like, producing the protein MSCYNPCVPCLPCQPCGPTPLANSCNEPCVRQCQDSTVAIQPSPVVVTLPGPILSSFPQSTAVGSSTSAAVGSILSSEGVPISSGGFGLSGFGSRLCGRRCLPC; encoded by the coding sequence ATGTCCTGCTACAACCCGTGCGTGCCATGCCTGCcatgccagccctgcggcccgaccccgctggccaacagctgcaatgagccctgtgtcaggcagtgccaggactccaccgtggccatccagccctcccccgtggtggtgaccctgcccggccccatcctcagctccttcccgcagagcaccgccgtgggctcctccacctccgctgccgttggcagcatcctcagctctgagggagtgcccatctcctctgggggctttggcctctccggctttggcagccgcctctgcggcaggaggtgcctcccctgctaa
- the LOC141934393 gene encoding feather keratin 1-like, whose product MSCYNLCVPCLPCQPCGPTPLANSCNEPCVRQCQDSTVVIEPPPVVVTLPGPILSSFPQSTAVGSSTSAAVGSILSSEGVPINSGGFGLSGFGSRLCGRRCLPC is encoded by the coding sequence ATGTCCTGCTACAACCTGTGCgtgccatgcctgccctgccagccctgcggcccgaccccgctggccaacagctgcaatgagccctgtgtcaggcagtgccaggactccactgTCGTCATTGAGCCCCCTCCTGTGGTGGTGACcttgcccggccccatcctcagctccttcccgcagagcaccgctgtgggctcctccacctccgctgccgttggcagcatcctcagctctgagggagtgcccatcaactctgggggctttggcctctccggctttggcagccgcctctgcggcaggaggtgcctcccctgctaa
- the LOC141934088 gene encoding feather keratin 1-like: MTAHLGHCASSIKASTNTQSFIHFSHLLLLEDQVLPHRQDMSCYNPCVPCLPCQPCGPTPLANSCNEPCVRQCQSSTVVIEPPPVVVTLPGPILSSFPQSTAVGSSTSAAVGSILSSEGVPINSGGFGLSGFGSRLCGRRCLPC, translated from the exons ATGACTGCACACCTGGGGCACTGCGCAAGCAGTATAAAAGCCAGCACAAATACCCAGTCTTTCATCCACTTCTCTCACCTCCTTCTCCTTGAGGATCAG GTGCTACCCCATCGTCAAGACATGTCCTGCTACAACCCGTGCGTGCCATGCCTGCcatgccagccctgcggcccgaccccgctggccaacagctgcaatgagccctgtgtcaggcagtgccagagctccaccgtCGTCATTGAGCCCCCTCctgtggtggtgaccctgcctggccccatcctcagctccttcccgcagagcaccgctgtgggctcctccacctccgctgccgttggcagcatcctcagctctgagggagtgcccatcaactctgggggctttggcctctccggctttggcagccgcctctgcggcaggaggtgcctcccctgctaa